A region from the Kazachstania africana CBS 2517 chromosome 11, complete genome genome encodes:
- the SLD7 gene encoding Sld7p (similar to Saccharomyces cerevisiae YOR060C; ancestral locus Anc_5.661): protein MLDKVAILSFNLGERRNSITIRDVQLWKDVADRATRGAPKKMKGKFMQYVDLAKLPIWVKDESEMLCYSTSSTTVGYFTSKLKDENRGIVVNIAKNGNEDPSLEFAVIYRDVDTIKCFALDTRRKMMIDARISNIVKQQNTVNFDDIIEQSHRRKIEASNKVQKSVQINDKRLQFNETLSRLILGGLRLRGIPNTQIGFQKLFKMTFQAAEFAHREELKTIALSPGASPPSEDNNLLFERLQETVETLLTLFTRS from the coding sequence ATGCTCGATAAAGTTGCAATTCTCAGCTTTAACTTGGGAGAGCGACGCAATAGCATTACTATAAGAGATGTGCAACTGTGGAAGGACGTGGCAGACCGAGCAACGCGTGGAGCGccaaagaagatgaaggGCAAGTTCATGCAGTACGTGGATTTGGCCAAGCTTCCCATATGGGTGAAAGATGAAAGTGAGATGCTTTGTTACAGTACGAGCTCTACTACGGTGGGGTATTTTACTTCGAAGCTGAAGGACGAGAATAGAGGTATTGTTGTTAATATTGCTAAAAATGGCAATGAAGACCCATCACTCGAGTTTGCAGTGATTTATAGAGATGTTGATACCATCAAATGCTTTGCATTGGATACAAGGAGGAAAATGATGATTGATGCACGCATCTCGAATATTGTCAAGCAGCAAAATACGGTTAACTTTGATGACATTATTGAACAGTCCCATAGAAGGAAAATTGAAGCAAGCAATAAAGTGCAGAAGAGCGTACAGATCAATGACAAAAGATTACAATTCAACGAAACGCTATCTAGATTGATTCTAGGTGGGTTGAGACTTCGAGGAATACCAAATACTCAAATAGGGTTTCAgaaattgttcaaaatgACATTTCAAGCGGCTGAATTTGCCCATAGAGAAGAACTAAAGACGATCGCATTGTCTCCCGGTGCTTCACCCCCATCGGAGGATAACAACTTGCTTTTTGAAAGGCTACAAGAGACGGTAGAGACACTATTAACTCTTTTCACAAGGTCATGA
- the CKA2 gene encoding casein kinase 2 catalytic subunit CKA2 (similar to Saccharomyces cerevisiae CKA2 (YOR061W); ancestral locus Anc_5.662), with amino-acid sequence MPLPPSTLNQKSTRVYSIAKVYTDACEKRPQEYWDYEQGVTIEWGKIQNYEIVNKIGRGKYSEVFSGKCVNNDKSCVIKVLKPVKMKKIYRELKILTNLTGGPNIVELYDIVQDRDSKIPALIFEEVRNVDFRSLYPTFKLHDIQYYFTQLLIALDYCHSMGIMHRDVKPQNVMIDPYERKLRLIDWGLAEFYHPGVDYNVRVASRYHKGPELLVNLNQYDYSLDLWSVGCMLAAIVFKREPFFKGSTNPDQLVKIAAVLGTKELLAYLDKYGLKLPSEYDNIMRDFTRKPWEHFITPETKLAIPEMVNLIDNLLRYDHQERLTAKETMNHVFFKTKYD; translated from the coding sequence ATGCCGCTTCCTCCATCCACATTGAACCAGAAATCAACTCGTGTTTATTCGATTGCGAAAGTTTATACCGATGCATGCGAAAAGAGACCACAAGAATACTGGGATTACGAACAAGGTGTAACCATCGAATGGGgaaaaattcagaattATGAAATAGTGAATAAGATTGGTCGTGGTAAATATTCCGAAGTGTTTAGTGGTAAATGtgttaataatgataaatcaTGTGTTATTAAGGTGTTAAAACCTgttaaaatgaaaaaaatttatcgtgaattaaaaattttgacaaatttaACGGGTGGTCCAAATATCGTTGAATTATATGACATTGTTCAAGATCGTGATTCGAAGATTCCTGCTTTGatctttgaagaagttaGAAATGTTGATTTTAGATCTTTATATCCAACCTTTAAATTACATgatattcaatattatttcaCACAGTTACTAATAGCATTAGATTATTGTCATTCCATGGGCATCATGCATAGGGATGTTAAACCACAAAATGTTATGATTGATCCTTATGAACGTAAGTTGAGATTAATTGATTGGGGTCTTGCCGAATTTTATCATCCTGGCGTCGATTACAATGTTCGTGTAGCATCACGTTACCATAAGGGGCCTGAGTTATTAGTCAATTTAAATCAATACGATTATTCCCTTGATCTTTGGTCTGTAGGCTGTATGTTAGCAGCCATTGTATTTAAGAGAGAACCATTTTTCAAGGGCTCAACAAATCCTGACCAATTGGTTAAAATTGCCGCTGTCCTGGGCACTAAAGAATTACTGGCATATTTGGATAAATATGGATTGAAATTGCCTTCAGAGTATGATAATATAATGAGGGATTTTACTAGAAAACCATGGGAACATTTCATTACACCTGAAACCAAATTAGCTATACCGGAGATGGttaatttgattgataatttaCTGAGATACGACCATCAAGAGAGATTAACAGCAAAGGAAACTATGAACCAtgtctttttcaaaacgAAGTACGATTGA
- the SRP54 gene encoding RNA-binding signal recognition particle subunit SRP54 (similar to Saccharomyces cerevisiae SRP54 (YPR088C); ancestral locus Anc_3.395), with protein sequence MVLADLGKRINSAVNNALSSAQSDYSTTIDNMLKAITTALLESDVNIQLVSRLRNNIKSKLMESKGNTKSVSNGQTKKLIQKTVYDELCALVDCNDGQEPFRPKKKQSNIIMFVGLQGSGKTTSCTKLAVYYSKRGFKVGLVCADTFRAGAFDQLKQNAIKARIPFYGSYTETDPVKVAAEGIAKFKKEKFEIIIVDTSGRHHQEESLFQEMVEISRVVKPNQTIMVLDASIGQAAEQQSKAFKESSDFGAIILTKMDGHARGGGAISAVAATNTPIIFIGTGEHIHDLEKFSPQSFISKLLGIGDMESLFETLQTVTNKEDTKATMENIQQGKFTLLDFKKQMQTIMKMGPLSNIAQMIPGMGNMMNQVGEEETSRSMKKMVYVLDSMTKEELESDGRIFIDEPSRMVRVARGSGTSVIDVEMILQQQQMMARMAQSVKAAQPGAAGGPAGNMPRMPGMPNIPGMPNISPQMMQQAQQKMRQNPGLMNNMMNMFGGNGGGMPDMNEMMKMMQDPQMQQMAKQFGMGM encoded by the coding sequence ATGGTGTTAGCAGATTTAGGAAAACGAATTAACAGCGCTGTTAATAATGCATTGTCCAGCGCACAGAGTGATTATTCAACTACGATCGATAATATGTTGAAGGCGATTACAACTGCTTTATTAGAGTCTGATGTTAATATACAGTTAGTTTCTAGGCTCAGGAATAACATTAAAAGTAAATTAATGGAATCCAAGGGTAACACAAAGTCAGTTTCTAACGgacaaacaaaaaaactGATTCAAAAGACAGTTTATGATGAACTTTGTGCACTTGTGGATTGTAATGATGGACAAGAACCATTTAGgccaaagaagaaacaaagtAATATCATCATGTTTGTTGGGTTACAAGGTTCTGGTAAGACGACGTCCTGTACTAAATTAGCGGTATACTATTCCAAAAGAGGGTTTAAAGTGGGTCTTGTTTGTGCTGATACTTTCCGTGCAGGTGCATTTGATCAATTAAAACAAAATGCAATTAAAGCAAGAATACCATTCTATGGTTCATACACCGAAACAGATCCAGTTAAAGTTGCAGCAGAAGGTATTGCGAAAtttaaaaaggaaaaattcgaaattattattgtGGATACATCAGGTAGACATCATCAAGAGGAATCATTATTCCAAGAGATGGTTGAAATCTCTCGCGTTGTTAAACCAAATCAAACAATAATGGTTCTTGATGCATCAATTGGTCAAGCCGCAGAACAGCAATCAAAGGCGTTTAAAGAATCATCTGATTTTGGTGCAATCATATTAACAAAGATGGATGGTCATGCGAGAGGTGGTGGTGCTATTTCAGCCGTTGCTGCTACTAATACAcctattattttcattggtaCTGGTGAACATATTCATGATTTAGAGAAATTTTCTCCAcaatctttcatttctaaACTTTTAGGCATTGGTGATATGGAAAGTTTATTTGAAACGTTACAAACGGTAACAAATAAAGAAGATACCAAGGCTACTatggaaaatattcaacAAGGTAAGTTTACTTTGTTAGACTTCAAGAAACAGATGCAAACCATTATGAAAATGGGTccattatcaaatattgcaCAAATGATTCCTGGTATGGGTAATATGATGAATCAAGTTGGTGAGGAAGAAACGTCAAGAAGtatgaagaaaatggtTTATGTACTAGATTCTAtgacaaaagaagaactaGAATCTGATGGCAGAATATTTATTGACGAACCAAGTAGGATGGTTCGTGTTGCAAGAGGATCTGGTACATCAGTAATTGACGTTGAAATGATAttgcaacaacaacaaatgATGGCAAGAATGGCACAAAGTGTGAAAGCTGCACAACCTGGAGCGGCTGGGGGCCCCGCTGGAAATATGCCAAGAATGCCCGGTATGCCAAATATACCAGGCATGCCCAATATATCTCCACAAATGATGCAACAAGCCCAACAAAAGATGAGACAAAATCCTGGATTAATGAACAATATGATGAATATGTTTGGTGGTAATGGCGGAGGTATGCCTGATATGAAtgaaatgatgaaaatgatgcaAGATCCACAAATGCAACAAATGGCCAAACAATTTGGTATGGGGATGTAA
- the LPL1 gene encoding putative hydrolase (similar to Saccharomyces cerevisiae YOR059C; ancestral locus Anc_5.660), whose amino-acid sequence MTSKQEKHLAVFIHGLWGSYKHMGSLQQMFKKLIDSKEEIICYAPRQNAVFKTFDGIEIIGYRVIVEICQYMKQYREENPKSEIKKISIVGYSLGGLIARFVVGKMFTECREFFQDIEPVMFLTMATPHLGIHFYNPLSIKYKWLLDPVLTFLGSTLIGKSGRELFIMNRSNSILVELSQGEFLDALAKFRWRMVFANVKNDRTVAFYTAFITEYDPFISTNNTLMYKFEQNLPGSDYTNILPRIVDLNQLNKNVKLIPGKSKKSKVTLKTVLQTIGLIFLGLFIVLPIALIFNICGTLYSHLATLKYQKMIANGQISIVVREKIGLTEQLRSYVSETYESIINTEDTNDNEDITDTIKLENKRSSKSIAEESQIFQEFLSKYSNITKDDQNWTHEFEPLPLDNNRRTILNNLSKLNWIRVPIYVKARNAHGGIVARQGINDTMAPTSLASVEFVSKLSNYLISHEDANIY is encoded by the coding sequence ATGACTAGCAAACAAGAGAAACATTTGGCTGTATTTATACATGGACTATGGGGTAGCTATAAACATATGGGATCTTTGCAACAAATGTTTAAGAAACTTATAGATTCgaaggaagaaattatatGTTATGCTCCCAGACAAAATGCTGTTTTTAAGACATTTGATggtattgaaattattggatATAGAGttattgttgaaatttgtCAATATATGAAACAATATAGGGAAGAAAATCCGAAATCAGAGATTAAAAAGATCAGTATTGTGGGTTATTCCCTCGGTGGATTAATCGCCAGATTTGTCGTCGGAAAGATGTTTACAGAATGCAGGGAATTTTTCCAAGATATTGAGCCAGTCATGTTTTTGACTATGGCCACACCTCATTTAGGGATTCACTTTTATAATCCATTGTCGATCAAATATAAGTGGCTTCTGGATCCAGTTTTGACGTTTCTTGGATCGACATTGATAGGTAAAAGCGGTAGAGAATTGTTTATCATGAATCGTTCAAATAGTATTCTCGTAGAATTGAGTCAAGGTGAATTCTTGGATGCATTAGCAAAATTCAGATGGCGAATGGTATTTGCAAATGttaaaaatgatagaaCGGTTGCATTTTACACAGCCTTCATAACAGAATATGATCCTTTCATAAGTACAAATAATACATTGATGtataaatttgaacagAATCTTCCTGGGTCTGACTATACAAACATTTTGCCAAGAATTGTTGATCTCAAccaattgaataaaaacGTTAAATTAATACCGGGGAAGTCGAAGAAATCTAAAGTTACTTTAAAAACAGTACTTCAAACTATCGGTTTAATCTTTTTGGgtttatttattgtattaCCGATTGCAttaattttcaatatctgtGGAACCCTTTATAGTCATTTAGctactttgaaatatcaaaaaatgatagCAAATGGCCAGATATCTATAGTGGTAAGGGAGAAAATAGGATTGACAGAACAACTAAGGAGCTATGTAAGCGAAACATACGAATCAATCATTAATACAGAAGACACGAACGATAACGAAGATATAACTGATACTAtaaaacttgaaaataaaaggtcatcaaaatcaattgcCGAAGAATCACAAATTTTCCAAGAGTTCTTATCAAAATACTCAAATATTACCAAAGACGATCAAAATTGGACGCATGAATTCGAACCTTTACCACTTGATAACAATAGAAGGACgatattaaataatttatccAAATTAAATTGGATAAGAGTACCTATATACGTTAAGGCAAGGAACGCACACGGTGGTATTGTCGCCAGACAAGGAATAAACGATACAATGGCGCCAACAAGTCTTGCCTCTGTTGAATTTGTctcaaaactttcaaattactTAATCAGTCATGAAGATGcaaatatttattga
- the KAFR0K01320 gene encoding uncharacterized protein (similar to Saccharomyces cerevisiae YKR075C and YOR062C; ancestral locus Anc_5.663): MTSLDDSIISQQNMMLLDNVTNYKKTSLDYFHYSFNEDSMELPLSWSLLLKMRKHKLLRLPSCSIEDDSDYMIYIERLHHILWRRWSSKLFHLDDLKLDPLEINWKKETDVTVLYGPDLICHDEISCPLYDIQYNYKQSTAKQDVPFMDTDESDFNYSSSVDSSTSSIFDNSNSNTSPPKIKKCLKFNDRVDRRDINLYGEFIESSIKINDRKHRHHRHRHQRHSSSNQDKSAHILTDDEINKLRNGNNYVLLK, from the coding sequence ATGACTAGTTTGGATGATAGTATCATATCTCAACAGAACATGATGCTTTTGGATAACGTAACAAATTATAAGAAAACTTCACTAGATTACTTCCACTATAGTTTTAATGAAGATTCGATGGAGCTACCTTTAAGTTGGTCCcttttattgaagatgaGAAAACATAAATTATTACGTTTACCAAGTTGTTCAATAGAAGATGATTCTGACTACATGATTTATATTGAAAGGTTGCATCATATACTTTGGAGGCGTTGGTCTTCAAAGTTATTTCATTTAGATGATCTAAAATTAGATCCATTAGAAATTAATTGGAAAAAGGAAACTGATGTTACCGTATTATATGGTCCAGATCTAATTTGTCACGATGAAATTTCATGTCCTCTTTACGATATTCAATATAATTATAAACAATCAACTGCAAAACAGGATGTGCCTTTCATGGATACTGATGAATCAGATTTCAATTACTCTTCATCGGTAGATTCTAGtacttcttcaatattcgataatagtaatagtaataCATCACCACCAAAGATTAAAAAATGTttaaaatttaatgatagAGTCGACAGAAGAGACATTAATCTATATGGCGAATTCATCGAGTCAAGTataaaaattaatgatagGAAACATAGACATCATAGGCACCGCCATCAAAGGCATTCTTCCTCAAATCAAGATAAATCTGCTCATATTCTtactgatgatgaaattaataaattaagAAATGGTAACAATTACGTACTCTTgaaataa
- the SUA7 gene encoding transcription factor TFIIB (similar to Saccharomyces cerevisiae SUA7 (YPR086W); ancestral locus Anc_3.394) codes for MSVSSIRNPNEMRKGPNLNIVLTCPECRVYPPKIVERFSEGDVVCALCGLVLSDKLVDTRSEWRTFSNDDQNGDDPSRVGEASNPLLDGNNLSTRIGQGEGTDMRFTKELNRAQGKNVVDKKDNEVQAAFAKITMLCDAAELPKIVKDCAKEAYKLCHDEKSLKGKSTESIMAASILIGCRRAQVARTFKEIQSIIHVKTKEFGKTLGIMKGILREKSSDGFIKINTDNMSGAQNLTYIPRFCSHLGLPMQVTTASEYTAKKCKEIEEIAGKSPITIAVVSIYLNILLFKIPVSAAKVAQILQVTEGTIKSGYKILYEHRDIAVDPQLIANGTVSIDNLPKLEKERNSKTDRKKD; via the coding sequence ATGTCAGTCTCATCCATAAGAAATCCTAATGAAATGAGAAAAGGTCCAAACTTAAATATAGTATTGACCTGTCCAGAATGTAGAGTTTACCCACCAAAAATTGTGGAAAGATTTAGTGAAGGTGATGTTGTTTGTGCACTTTGTGGTTTAGTATTATCTGATAAATTGGTTGATACGAGATCTGAATGGCGTACTTTCTCTAATGATGATCAGAACGGTGACGATCCATCTCGTGTTGGTGAAGCTTCAAATCCTTTATTAGATGGTAATAATCTGTCTACTAGAATTGGTCAAGGTGAAGGTACCGATATGAGATTCacaaaagaattaaataGAGCACAGGGGAAAAATGTTGTGGAtaaaaaagataatgaagttCAAGCAGCTTTTGCAAAGATTACTATGCTTTGTGATGCTGCTGAATTACCTAAGATTGTTAAAGATTGTGCCAAAGAAGCTTATAAATTATGTCACGAtgaaaaatctttaaaGGGGAAATCGACTGAAAGTATTATGGCAGCATCGATCTTGATTGGTTGTCGTCGTGCTCAAGTGGCAAGAacttttaaagaaattcaatcaaTCATTCACGTAAAGACGAAAGAATTTGGTAAGACTCTTGGTATAATGAAAGGTATCCTAAGAGAAAAGAGTTCAGATGGATTTATTAAGATTAATACCGATAATATGAGCGGTGCTCAAAACTTAACTTATATTCCAAGATTTTGTTCTCATCTTGGTTTACCAATGCAAGTCACTACAGCATCAGAATATACTGCAAAGAAAtgtaaagaaattgaagaaatcgCTGGTAAATCTCCAATCACTATTGCTGTCGTATCGATCTACCTAAATATCTTACTTTTTAAAATACCTGTTTCTGCAGCAAAAGTCGCTCAAATTTTACAAGTTACTGAAGGTACTATCAAATCAGgttacaaaattttgtacGAGCATAGAGATATTGCCGTAGATCCACAATTAATTGCTAATGGAACTGTTTCCATAGataatttaccaaaattagaaaaggaaagaaattcaaaaactgaTAGAAAAAAGGATTAA
- the KAFR0K01270 gene encoding transglycosylase (similar to Saccharomyces cerevisiae CRH1 (YGR189C); ancestral locus Anc_5.159) translates to MNYLASKITLLALLFSSIASAQSSCNPLSATSCSPDKALGTSISDSFDEESQYFHNITHVGSITYSDSGVAMTLAEQGDNPTIQSDFYIMYGKVEVVLKAANGTGIVSSFYLQSDDLDEIDIEWFGGDTTQFQSNYFSKGNTTTHDRGEYHGVSTPQDTFHNYTIDWAMDKTTWYLDGSSVRVLENSTSEGYPQSPMFIKFGIWAGGDPELDEEGTIEWAGGETDYSQGPFTMYIEKVIVTDYSTGSQYSYSDQSGSWESIEATDGEVYGRYEKAQVEFAELTNGESLSSDDDTTSVSSATSSTLSRSTASSSVESSSSSTTTISSTLKSSTSKKSAATTSSRTGTSSSVKKTSTTTPSTKSETYKSTSSATSNEVTSTVTESSSSATKSASSTSSSLTSTASVQEGSGSGNHSKLNFLEAITAYIIITFSIIY, encoded by the coding sequence ATGAATTATCTAGCTTCAAAGATAACGCTTCTcgcattattattttctagTATTGCATCTGCACAAAGTTCATGTAACCCTTTGTCCGCCACATCATGTAGTCCAGATAAAGCATTGGGTACGAGCATATCAGACTCATTCGACGAAGAATCTCAATATTTCCACAATATTACACATGTTGGCTCAATTACTTACTCTGATTCTGGTGTCGCCATGACATTGGCGGAGCAAGGTGATAATCCAACTATACAATCAGATTTTTATATCATGTACGGTAAAGTTGAAGTCGTCCTTAAAGCTGCTAACGGTACTGGTATTGTCTCCTCTTTCTATTTACAAAGTGATGATTTGGAcgaaattgatattgagTGGTTTGGTGGCGACACTACtcaatttcaatcaaattatttttctaaaGGTAATACTACAACTCACGACAGAGGTGAATATCATGGTGTCTCTACTCCTCAAGATACTTTCCACAATTATACAATTGATTGGGCCATGGATAAAACTACTTGGTATTTAGATGGCTCAAGTGTGAGAGTATTAGAGAACTCTACGAGTGAAGGCTATCCACAATCCCCAATGTTCATAAAATTCGGTATTTGGGCAGGTGGTGATCCTGAActtgatgaagaaggtaCCATCGAATGGGCCGGTGGAGAAACTGATTACTCCCAAGGTCCTTTTACAATGTACATCGAAAAGGTCATAGTTACAGATTATTCAACCGGTTCTCAATACTCTTACAGTGATCAAAGTGGTTCATGGGAATCAATTGAGGCCACTGATGGTGAAGTTTATGGAAGGTACGAAAAAGCTCAAGTCGAATTTGCTGAATTGACTAACGGTGAATCACTTTCTTCCGATGATGATACTACTAGTGTATCATCGGCAACCTCTTCAACCCTCTCCAGAAGTACTGCTAGTAGTTCTGTCGAATCTTCTTCAAGTTCAACCACAACGATCTCTTCTACACTAAAGAGCAGTACAAGTAAGAAATCAGCAGCAACCACTTCTTCTCGCACTGGTACTAGTTCTAGTGTAAAGAAGACATCTACAACTACACCATCAACCAAATCTGAAACGTACAAGTCTACATCATCTGCTACTTCAAATGAGGTAACATCTACAGTCACCGAATCATCCTCATCTGCTACTAAGTCAGCCTCATCTACATCTTCAAGTTTGACCAGTACAGCTTCAGTGCAAGAAGGTTCAGGTTCAGGAAATCActcaaaattaaattttcttgaagcGATTACCgcatatattattatcacATTCTCCATTATATACTAG
- the AIM29 gene encoding Aim29p (similar to Saccharomyces cerevisiae YKR074W; ancestral locus Anc_5.659), with the protein MTSSLDFDVQEPLTSNATPLTSSTLTIRIIKSFPYRNVKSIVLSNYDLKEKTGHDLFNDVLKKINNEGAYRPYRNVNYDTMKIYTHAHGSKTVNLVINFTHDNPEDNWVLDTKDPNGKKLCQYDIENETEISLFNLEDYLEFKANPVEKWL; encoded by the coding sequence ATGACTAGTAGTCTAGATTTTGATGTTCAAGAACCGTTAACTTCAAATGCCACTCCATTGACGAGTTCAACTCTAACAATTAGAATTATAAAATCATTTCCATATAGAAATGTTAAATCAATCGTTTTATCCAATTATGATTTAAAGGAAAAGACTGGACatgatttatttaatgatgtcttgaagaaaattaataatgaagGTGCGTATAGGCCATATCGTAACGTCAATTATGATACTATGAAAATTTACACACATGCTCATGGATCTAAGACAGTAAATTTGGTTATCAATTTTACTCATGACAATCCTGAGGATAATTGGGTTTTGGATACTAAGGATCCAAATGGTAAAAAATTGTGTCAATAtgacattgaaaatgaaacgGAAATCTCCTTATTCAACCTTGAAGATTACTTGGAATTCAAGGCTAATCCCGTAGAAAAATGGCTTTAA